The DNA window GCCATCACCTGCTTTGTATCTCCTCCTACTGTGGCCTGGGGGTCGTCTTCCAAGGAATGCGGGCCTTACTGGCCAACAGCCCCCTCCTGCTGTGTTGGCTGGTATTTGGGGCGCAGCTAAGTGTGGGAGAAGGGATCCTCCTTactctgaccttgatggctctcaATACTTACCTCGCTATTTGTTATCCATTGAACTCTCCATCCTTTGTGGATTCTGCTAAGTACAGGATTCTAGCTGGGACTTGGACCACGGTTATACTCAAGAATGTTGGCTTATTCCTCATAGAGGGTACTAGCCCTACTCCGGCCTCTGTTTTCCAGTCTGCCCCACTCTGTCCTGTGATTTTGAATGGTATGCCTGCCAGAGTCATTGGCATGTTTTCCCTTGCCTTTCTTTTATCCGTCATTCTTGTGAGTTACTGTCTGATATACCGAGAAGGGAAGTGGGCTGGCCATTTTAACAAGTCAAACATCAAGGCCCGGAGAACTGTCCTTGTTCATCTACTGCAGATAAGCTTACATGTGATACCTACCCTGATAATCATAGGTTTGGGAAAGCGGTGTGGGGTGTTTTTCTTTGCTCTAAATCTGGCCCTTTTTGGTATCTTCG is part of the Mus musculus strain C57BL/6J chromosome 1, GRCm38.p6 C57BL/6J genome and encodes:
- the Gm7609 gene encoding component of Sp100-rs-like isoform X1 encodes the protein MTVLCELFNEVNMEKYPDLNLIRRSFECGAKPALKTMNSSSEHCNVSDWLRLEATVKASVYVVAFSITTSLTVVIIAIVSQSLQLRKEVPLVLLCHHLLCISSYCGLGVVFQGMRALLANSPLLLCWLVFGAQLSVGEGILLTLTLMALNTYLAICYPLNSPSFVDSAKYRILAGTWTTVILKNVGLFLIEGTSPTPASVFQSAPLCPVILNGMPARVIGMFSLAFLLSVILVSYCLIYREGKWAGHFNKSNIKARRTVLVHLLQISLHVIPTLIIIGLGKRCGVFFFALNLALFGIFAFAQCFNHLVYGLHNRDLQSKLYPWLCCRKKLLP
- the Gm7609 gene encoding component of Sp100-rs-like isoform X2 gives rise to the protein MNSSSEHCNVSDWLRLEATVKASVYVVAFSITTSLTVVIIAIVSQSLQLRKEVPLVLLCHHLLCISSYCGLGVVFQGMRALLANSPLLLCWLVFGAQLSVGEGILLTLTLMALNTYLAICYPLNSPSFVDSAKYRILAGTWTTVILKNVGLFLIEGTSPTPASVFQSAPLCPVILNGMPARVIGMFSLAFLLSVILVSYCLIYREGKWAGHFNKSNIKARRTVLVHLLQISLHVIPTLIIIGLGKRCGVFFFALNLALFGIFAFAQCFNHLVYGLHNRDLQSKLYPWLCCRKKLLP